From Alcaligenes faecalis, the proteins below share one genomic window:
- a CDS encoding indolepyruvate ferredoxin oxidoreductase subunit alpha, whose translation MAERSFVEEVKKLRLGDGDVFSGEGILAVTKALLESGVSYVAGYQGAPISHLMDVLADAQDILQENGIRFENSASEATAAATLAASVNYPLRGAITFKATVGTNVASDALANLASGGVKGGALIIVGEDYGEGSSIMQERSHAFAMKSQMWMLDPRPNLPCIVQAVKDGFDLSEASNTPVMLQLRIRACHVHGQFVASDNRRAKFTIKEAMEQPTRDINRIVLPPASFLHEKEKIEQRWPNAVKFIEERQLNEFFADGTDDVGLIVQGGGYNTVIRALEHLDMADVFGESKVPMYVMNVAYPLIESEIVRFCEGKRAVLVLEEGQPNFVEQNISDIVRRHNVDVSLHGKDLLPLAGEYNTATMLKGLRAFMEKYERIEPLPARKPRVIPMKVETVERPKAEQASLVEVEAAEVKPLGSLDENVHARPPGFCTGCPERPIFTALKLVERELGEHHVSADIGCHLFSILPPFNLGNTTMGYGLGGAGSAALNVDSDKRAISVMGDGGFWHNGLTSGIANAVFNRSDNLTIVIDNSYTAATGGQDILSSKAKNETRSTGHLIEKAARGVGVEWLRMIRRTYDLKTMTATLREALTTKEKGPKVLVAQSECMLNRQRREKGQVRKAVAAGERVVRERFGVDPDTCTGDHSCIRLSGCPSLSIRPNPDALRQDPVANVMNSCVGCGLCGEVSHAAILCPSFYRAQVVSNPTGWDKFREKTRRGFIGWLQRRDAARRDRLAF comes from the coding sequence ATGGCTGAGCGATCGTTTGTCGAAGAAGTCAAAAAGCTGCGCCTGGGTGATGGAGACGTATTCAGTGGCGAAGGCATTCTGGCGGTGACCAAGGCCCTGCTGGAATCGGGCGTGTCCTACGTGGCCGGTTACCAGGGTGCGCCTATCTCGCACTTGATGGACGTGCTGGCCGATGCCCAGGACATCTTGCAAGAGAACGGTATCCGTTTTGAAAACAGTGCCAGCGAGGCAACGGCGGCGGCAACACTGGCCGCGTCGGTCAACTACCCGCTGCGTGGCGCCATCACCTTTAAAGCAACCGTGGGCACCAACGTGGCCTCGGACGCGCTGGCCAACCTGGCCTCCGGTGGGGTCAAGGGCGGTGCGCTGATCATTGTGGGCGAAGACTACGGCGAAGGCTCGTCCATCATGCAGGAGCGTAGCCACGCTTTTGCCATGAAATCCCAGATGTGGATGCTGGACCCGCGTCCTAACCTGCCCTGTATTGTGCAAGCGGTTAAAGACGGCTTTGATCTGTCCGAAGCGTCCAACACCCCCGTGATGCTGCAACTGCGTATTCGCGCCTGTCACGTGCATGGTCAGTTTGTGGCCTCGGACAACCGCCGCGCCAAGTTCACCATCAAAGAAGCCATGGAGCAGCCCACACGCGATATCAACCGTATCGTGTTGCCGCCCGCCAGCTTCCTGCATGAAAAAGAAAAGATCGAACAGCGCTGGCCGAACGCCGTCAAGTTCATCGAAGAGCGTCAGTTGAATGAATTCTTTGCTGATGGCACCGATGACGTAGGCTTGATCGTTCAGGGCGGTGGCTACAACACCGTGATCCGTGCTCTGGAGCACCTGGATATGGCCGACGTGTTTGGCGAATCCAAAGTGCCCATGTACGTGATGAACGTGGCTTACCCGCTGATCGAATCTGAAATTGTTCGCTTCTGTGAAGGCAAGCGTGCGGTGCTGGTGCTGGAAGAAGGTCAGCCCAACTTTGTGGAACAGAACATCTCCGATATCGTGCGTCGTCACAATGTGGACGTAAGCCTGCACGGCAAGGATCTGCTGCCTCTGGCCGGTGAATACAACACCGCCACCATGTTGAAAGGCCTGCGTGCCTTCATGGAAAAATACGAGCGCATCGAGCCCCTGCCAGCCCGCAAACCACGCGTGATCCCGATGAAAGTCGAGACCGTGGAGCGTCCTAAAGCAGAACAAGCCAGCCTGGTGGAAGTGGAAGCCGCTGAAGTGAAACCCTTGGGCAGCCTGGATGAGAACGTCCATGCCCGTCCGCCAGGGTTTTGTACCGGCTGTCCCGAGCGTCCTATCTTTACCGCACTGAAGCTGGTGGAGCGCGAATTGGGCGAACACCACGTGTCGGCCGACATTGGCTGTCACCTGTTTTCCATTCTGCCGCCCTTCAACCTGGGTAACACCACCATGGGTTATGGCCTGGGTGGCGCTGGTTCGGCCGCCTTGAACGTGGATTCGGACAAGCGTGCGATTTCGGTGATGGGTGACGGTGGTTTCTGGCACAACGGTTTGACCAGCGGTATTGCCAACGCCGTGTTCAACCGCAGTGACAACCTGACCATCGTGATCGACAACAGCTACACCGCGGCTACGGGCGGTCAGGACATTCTGTCCTCCAAGGCTAAGAACGAAACGCGCAGTACCGGTCACCTGATCGAGAAAGCGGCGCGTGGTGTGGGTGTGGAATGGCTGCGCATGATACGTCGCACCTATGACTTGAAGACCATGACGGCAACCCTGCGTGAAGCCCTGACGACCAAGGAAAAAGGTCCCAAGGTGCTGGTGGCGCAAAGCGAATGTATGTTGAACCGTCAGCGTCGCGAGAAAGGCCAGGTGCGTAAAGCCGTGGCTGCGGGCGAACGTGTGGTGCGCGAGCGCTTTGGTGTGGACCCGGACACGTGTACCGGCGATCACTCCTGCATCCGCTTGTCCGGTTGCCCGTCGTTGTCGATTCGCCCCAATCCGGACGCCCTGCGTCAGGACCCGGTGGCGAACGTGATGAACAGTTGTGTGGGTTGCGGTCTGTGTGGCGAGGTTTCCCACGCCGCGATTCTGTGCCCGTCTTTCTACCGTGCACAAGTGGTCAGCAACCCGACTGGCTGGGACAAGTTCCGCGAAAAAACCCGCCGTGGCTTTATCGGCTGGTTGCAGCGTCGTGACGCTGCTCGTCGTGATCGTCTGGCCTTCTAA
- a CDS encoding indolepyruvate oxidoreductase subunit beta family protein has translation MQIKPIKIAILAMGGEGGGVLADWIVNLGEQNGYFAQTTSVPGVAQRTGATIYYVELFPHSAAVDGKKPVLALMPMPGDVDVVLASELMEAGRAVQRGLVTEDRTTLIASTHRVYSIAEKSAMGDGRVDDNALIAHATQAAKRFVYFNMEKAAEDSGSVISAVLFGALASTGVLPFSRSQFEQTIERGGVGVKPSLKAFGAAYARVAEGDAGKADSENKPVDMATLAPRDPAVAKLIERVRAEVPEQAQPIVVEGVRRVLDFQDVAYANLYLDRLKKISQFARPDDVALIRETGRYLALWMSYEDAIRVAELKTRSSRFDRVHKEVRAADGQIVAINEYMHPRVEEISEILPFASVGRWLMRPTWGNKLVKSQTKSGRVIQTSSVRGFIPLYLLSGFKRWRRRTLRYQAEQQRIEGWLKQIEQAADAHPALALEIAQCQRLVKGYGDTHARGLRNYQTVMSALERNPSTLSPAILGALRDAALADEHGVKLEAALRQYALV, from the coding sequence ATGCAGATCAAACCAATCAAGATTGCTATTTTGGCCATGGGTGGCGAAGGCGGCGGCGTGTTGGCCGACTGGATCGTCAACCTGGGCGAACAAAACGGCTACTTTGCACAGACCACCTCGGTGCCTGGCGTGGCCCAGCGTACCGGCGCCACGATTTACTACGTGGAACTGTTCCCGCACTCGGCCGCCGTGGATGGCAAAAAGCCTGTGCTGGCCCTGATGCCCATGCCCGGTGACGTGGACGTGGTGCTGGCTTCCGAGCTGATGGAAGCCGGTCGCGCCGTACAACGTGGCCTGGTGACAGAGGACCGCACCACGCTGATCGCTTCGACTCACCGTGTCTATTCCATTGCCGAAAAATCGGCCATGGGTGATGGCCGTGTGGACGACAATGCCCTGATTGCGCACGCAACCCAGGCTGCCAAGCGCTTTGTGTACTTCAATATGGAAAAAGCGGCCGAGGATTCGGGCAGCGTGATTTCCGCCGTGCTGTTTGGCGCATTGGCCAGCACCGGCGTGCTGCCTTTTAGCCGCTCGCAGTTCGAGCAGACCATCGAACGCGGTGGCGTGGGCGTCAAACCCAGTCTGAAGGCTTTTGGTGCCGCCTACGCCCGTGTCGCTGAAGGCGATGCTGGCAAGGCCGATTCGGAAAACAAGCCGGTTGATATGGCGACGCTGGCCCCCCGCGACCCTGCAGTGGCCAAGCTGATTGAGCGCGTCCGTGCCGAAGTGCCCGAGCAGGCCCAGCCTATCGTGGTGGAAGGTGTGCGCCGTGTGCTGGATTTTCAGGACGTGGCCTACGCCAATCTGTACCTGGACCGCCTGAAAAAGATCAGCCAGTTTGCCCGTCCTGACGATGTGGCCCTGATCCGTGAAACCGGCCGTTATCTGGCCTTGTGGATGTCCTACGAGGACGCCATTCGCGTGGCCGAACTGAAGACCCGCTCCAGCCGTTTTGACCGTGTGCATAAAGAAGTGCGCGCTGCCGACGGCCAGATCGTGGCGATCAACGAATACATGCACCCCCGCGTGGAAGAAATCAGTGAGATCCTGCCGTTTGCCAGCGTTGGCCGTTGGTTGATGCGTCCTACCTGGGGCAACAAGCTGGTGAAATCCCAGACCAAATCCGGTCGCGTGATTCAAACCAGCTCGGTGCGCGGCTTCATTCCCCTGTACTTGCTCTCGGGCTTCAAGCGCTGGCGTCGTCGCACGCTGCGTTACCAGGCCGAGCAGCAGCGCATTGAAGGCTGGTTGAAGCAGATCGAACAGGCTGCCGATGCCCACCCGGCTCTGGCACTGGAAATTGCCCAGTGTCAGCGTCTGGTCAAAGGCTATGGCGATACCCATGCTCGTGGCTTGCGTAACTACCAGACCGTGATGTCGGCTCTGGAGCGCAACCCTAGCACCTTGTCGCCTGCTATTTTGGGCGCCCTGCGCGATGCGGCTTTGGCCGACGAGCATGGCGTGAAGCTGGAGGCTGCCCTGCGCCAGTACGCACTGGTGTAA
- a CDS encoding MarR family winged helix-turn-helix transcriptional regulator, with translation MNQSEAALEFLVEPADAGFEGRVGPKDPASLKLWLRMLTCTKQIEDEIRRRLRQNFDISLARFDYMAQLYRYPQGLKMGELSRYLMVTGGNITGLTDELAREGMVSRQSSPTDRRAWVLRLTPKGKSSFEAMAQAHSDWIAEMFEGLGTEEVVHIHQHLGLLRVHLQSAAS, from the coding sequence ATGAATCAAAGCGAAGCAGCACTTGAATTCCTGGTAGAGCCGGCCGATGCCGGATTTGAAGGCCGCGTCGGTCCCAAGGACCCGGCCAGCCTGAAATTGTGGTTGCGCATGCTGACCTGCACCAAGCAGATCGAGGACGAAATCCGTCGCCGCCTGCGCCAGAATTTTGATATTTCGCTGGCCCGTTTTGACTATATGGCCCAGTTGTACCGCTACCCGCAGGGTCTGAAGATGGGCGAGTTGTCGCGCTATCTGATGGTGACCGGCGGCAATATTACCGGACTGACTGACGAGCTGGCCCGCGAGGGCATGGTGTCTCGCCAGAGCAGCCCCACTGACCGACGTGCCTGGGTGTTGCGTCTCACCCCCAAGGGCAAAAGCAGTTTCGAGGCGATGGCCCAGGCCCACAGCGACTGGATTGCAGAAATGTTTGAAGGGCTGGGTACCGAGGAAGTCGTGCACATCCATCAGCACCTGGGCCTGCTACGGGTTCATCTGCAAAGCGCGGCCAGCTAG
- a CDS encoding acyl-CoA thioesterase, whose protein sequence is MVSKLYEQEHRIRFSECDPAGIVFYPQYFVMFNDLMEAWIDSMTPEGFHNMIASKRVGMPSVHIEAEFKSISRMGDDVVMSLGVERIGNSSLKLLLRCIGKDGVLRMQVRQTVVTTSLETHLGIPIPDFLRNPMQEYVIAQAESSQA, encoded by the coding sequence ATGGTTTCCAAGCTGTACGAACAAGAACATCGCATCCGTTTTTCGGAATGCGATCCAGCGGGTATCGTTTTTTATCCGCAGTACTTTGTGATGTTTAACGACCTGATGGAAGCATGGATCGACTCCATGACCCCCGAGGGTTTTCACAACATGATCGCCAGCAAACGGGTGGGCATGCCTTCGGTGCACATTGAGGCCGAGTTCAAGTCCATCAGCCGTATGGGTGATGATGTGGTGATGAGCCTGGGTGTGGAACGCATTGGCAATAGCTCCTTGAAGCTGCTGTTGCGCTGCATCGGTAAGGACGGCGTGCTGCGCATGCAAGTGCGTCAGACTGTGGTGACCACTTCGTTGGAGACGCACCTGGGTATTCCTATCCCCGACTTCCTGCGTAACCCCATGCAAGAGTACGTGATTGCCCAGGCAGAAAGCAGCCAGGCTTGA